The genomic interval ATCGTGGCAGGCGGCGATCAGGCCTGCGATCCCCATAACGAGGGCAGTGGACCGCTTCCGGCGCACCGTAGCATCATCTTCGATGTCTTTCCACGATCCTCCACGACACGCTATTTCGCTGACATGTCGCGCACGGTCCTGCGCGGCGTCGCTTCACCGGAGCTCAAACGTCTCTATCGCGCGGTGAAAGACGCACAAGAAGAAGCCATCAGCAAGATCAGGGCCGGCGCGGACGGTGCGCGCATTCATCAGGGCATTTGCGAGCGCTTCGAGCAGGCCGGCTACACAACCGGCTTTGTCAACGGCCGGATGCAGGGCTATTTCCACGGTACCGGACACGGCGTCGGTCTGGACATTCACGAACATCCGCGCATCAGCCGCACCGGCTCCATCCTTCAGGAGGGGGAAGTCGTCACGGTTGAGCCCGGCTTGTACTATCCCGGCCTCGGTGCAGTTCGTATCGAGGACATGGTGCTCGTCACCAGAGACGGCTGTCGAAATTTGACTGACTACCCCAAGACCTTTGAATTGGGGTAACGGAACGTTCCCAGCAAGCCGTCGTCAGTGTTCGGTGCGGTCCAACTGATCACTCAGTACTGATAACTACCAACTACCCGCATGCGCCTGTCGTTCACGATCAGCCGATTCAATCCTGAAACTGATACGCAACCCCGAACCGAATCCTTTCGCCTAGACGTCGGGCGAGGAACGACCGTCCTGGATGCGCTGTTGCGCCTTAAGCAGGAGCAGGATGGCAGCCTGGCCTTCCGGCATTCCTGTCGATCGGCCATTTGCGGGTCCTGCGCTATGGATATTAATGGATCCGAAAAGCTAGCTTGCCGGACGTCGGTCTGGACAGAATGGGAGCGGCACAGCGCCATAACAGTGGCGCCGCTACGAAATTTCCCAGTCATCAAGGATTTGGTCGTGGATATGTCGTCATTCTGGGGAAAAATTCGTGACATTACTCCCTGGCTCTCGGCGTCGACCCAGCGGCAGGCTTCTGAGTTGCAGGGGCTCCGGTCGAGCGCTTCCGGGTTTCACAACGTGGATGCTTGTATCATGTGTGGTGCGTGCGTAGCCGCCTGCACAGTTCTTGAAGTGTCGAAGGGATTTCTTGGACCGGCGGCGCTGGCTAAGGCCGATCGGTTTATGGCCGATGCGCGCGAGCCGGCTGCAGCCCGACAGGGCCGGCTGATGGTCCTGGAGCAGCCTGACGGCATCTGGGACTGCACGCGGTGCAATTACTGTGTCGAGGTTTGTCCCAAGGATGTCCGGCCAATGGAGGCCATCATCCGCCTGCGCCGGGCTGCGCTCGACGCCGGGATGACGGCTACCGGCGGCGCACGTCACATCACCGGCTTCACCGATCTGATCCGGAGCCAGGGACGGCTGAACGAAGCACTGATGCCGCTTAAGATCGTGGGCCTCCGTCTGACGCAGGTGCTTCGCGTGCTGCCGCTCGGCTTGGCCATGCTGCGGCGAGGCAAGGTGCCCAATCCGTTCGGCCATGCGATCCCCGGCATGGCCTCCGTGCGGCAGATCTTTGCCGCCACCAGCCGAACCGCCGGCCGTTCATGACCGCCTCATTCCGGTTGCCGGACGATATCGTGCCGGCCGACCCCGCCTTTGAGGCTTACGGCCACACGTCCCTCGCCCGCGCCACGGCGTCGACACAGATGGTAATCGACACGTATCCTGTGGCCCAGACTATCCCCACGGTCACGCGGTATCCTGAAGGTGAGCGGATCATGCCTTGCAAGGGCTCGCCGCGACCTTTCGGGCCGGGCAGCCCGGGGCTTCTGAAAATCTATCGGGGGACCGTCCAGTCGGTCATTTGCGGCAGGGCGATGGAACCTGGCTTCTATCAGCTGGTTGGCGCAAAACAGGCCATGCCGCAGCCGTTTAGGTTTACCGTGCCTGGATTCGGGCAAACCATGGTACGCGCGGGCAGGGGCCAAGCAACCGGTCCGAGGCGAGCAGGTGCAGCGTCAGATGGCGCAGCAAGGCATCATCCTGAAAGCCGTGTCCATGAGCGGGCTGGCGTCGGAAGCGGGATTCGCGTACAAGAACATCTCCGACGTTGTGGCACTCGTAAATCGGCCCGGCATCTCGAAAAGAGCCACGGAACTTCGGCCCGGTAAACATATCACAAGATAGGACGCAGACACATGGACGTCACCATCGGCTCAAACAGTTTCCGCAACACCAACGGTGTGCTGGCCATCCACGGCAAGGAACAGGTCGTCATCGAGTTCGTGCCGGATGCGGATCAATTGCTCCTGACGATGGATTTGTACAGCGCGGCAGGCCGGCAGGTGGCGCATCTCAGACGAAATGCCTGGAAGTTCAATCTGGATGAGCGATTCGTGTTCAATGCCACAGCGCCGTCGCCCTCGCTCTACGGCGGCGCGCCCTGGCTGAAACTGGTCGATCAGGAAACAGGCGATGTCGTGCTGGAAGCCAGCGTCACGGACAGCGACAAACTGCAGATCGTCCAAGGCAAGTTCTACACGCACAAGGGACAGCTGCTCGAAATCACATCCCACCTGTGCCGCATTGCCGGTGTCACCACGCTCTTCGGGGACGTGCGCGACTTCCGCGGCGGGGCCATCGTCATCGGGTAGCGGGACCATGCGTGCCGCGACGGCCGTGCTTGCGCTTATTCTCCTGGCAGCCTGTACACGGACGCTCGAACTTACGCGCCTGACCGACGGTGCGACGGGAACCGGCACGCTCGATCTCAGCGCCCGTTCCGTGACAGTGATTCTTCCCTCAGGCGAAACCGCTCGGGGGGCCTACACAAAACTCACGACCGACGACATCAGATCGGATTCACTGTTTCACGGCGCCAACCTGGCCGACTTGCTGGGCACACATCAGACAGAGCGACTCTACGTTTACGCGCAGTTGACGGGAGAGCAGGGAACAAAGGTTGAGATGGTGCTGACCGTCGACTGGCTGGGGCACGGGTTTGGCGTGGCGCGGGCGGGCGGCCGCGAAGACTGCCGGGTGACGTTTTGAGTGCCGTTCCTTGTGTGCGATGGTATGCGGACTCCTGTCATCTGATTTCCTCGGAAATGACCAAAGTTGATCGGACGGCCGAGTCACACCGGTGGCAGGGGGGTGGCAAAGGAGACCACCGTCCGGACGATGGCCTCCTTCGGGCGTTTGGGGCGCCTGTCCCATGCGTATGGGCGCCTGTGGAACCCGCCGGTCAGGACGGGCAGAAAATCGGACGGTCGTACCGGTCAGGCCTGACTTACAGCAGGCTGAGACGGCGCTCCGCGGCTCGTGATTCCGCTGGAATCCAAGGCTGGCAGCCTTGCCGGGGTCGCCATCGCTGTTCGGTGCTATCCGATCAGTCTGTCCGTGCTCCGCATGTCACTGCCGGCGGGGTTGTGTGATCCGGTGGAGTCAGGTCATTCATAAATCCCCCTCCTTGTTATCGCCCGGCGAGCCCGAGCGGCGTGTCTGCTGTCAGCGCGACACACGACGGTGATAGGCCATGTGCCGGAGAGGCTTCGCCTCGGCCCAGGACAGGACTTCAGCCCAGTCTGTATCGGGGATCCGGTTGCCCAATCGATGGCTGGCACAGGCCATGATGCACCTCCGTGCGAGGTGAGAAAGTGCGCGCACCCTACGCCTTTTGTCGAATTGCTGCAAGATCCCATGAAAAATATTTTTCGCATGGTCCGGCAACTGCCATGCCAGTTTCGCAAGTCATCGGATGGCCGTGACTTTCGGTACGGTCAACGTTATACTTTTAATGAGCAGGGACCTGTGGATAACATCGCTCAAACGACAAGACGCATGATATGGCATTGAAGTTTGCGCTCTATCCGGGGTGTGCGGCGCAGGGCGCGACACCGGAGCTCTATCAATCCAGCAAAGCCGTGCTGGACCGGTTGGGCATCGACGTAGTCGAACTTGGCGCGGCAACCTGTTGCGGTGCCGGCGTCGTCACGGAAGCCAATCCCGACACGGCATTAGCCTTGAATGCGCGAACCCTGGCGCAGGCCGAGGCGCTCGGCCTCAACGTCATGACGATCTGTGGAACCTGTCAGGGCGTGTTGGGCGCCGCCAATAAACGACTCAAGGAGGAATCCGGCCTCCTCGACCGTATTAACTCATTCTTGCAGCCGGAAGGTTTAACCTATCGAGGCACCGTGCAGGTGAAGCATCTGCTCTGGATCATCGTTCGCGATATCGGGTTGCAGGAACTGAGAAAGCATATCCGGGTGCCGTTCAAGGATTTCCGCGTGGCGCCGTTTTACGGCTGCTACATTCTACGCCCCTCCTGGGACCTCGGCTTTGATGATCCGGAGAACCCGACGTCGCTTGAAAAGGTAATTCAGGCAGTGGGCGGAGAGACGGTGGCCTACGCGGGACGGACCAAATGCTGCGGGTTTCCGATCATCCTGGAAAAGGAACCGATCGCCATCGGCATGGCGGGCGCCAATATGAAGGAAGCCAAGGAGCAGGGTGCGGACTTTATGGTTACGCCCTGTCCACTCTGCCATATGAGTCTGGACATCTATCAGGAGCGGGCGGGGAAAGCCGTCAACGCGACGCTGGATCTGCCGATTTTACACTTACCCCAACTGATCGGCCTGGCCATGGGCATTTTACCACGCGCATTGGGGCTCGGTCGGCATTTGATCCCGGTGGATTCGATTCTGAAACGGTTGCACAAAGCGGAGGGAGTTCGCGCATCATGAACGTCATTAATCTTTCTGATTTTCAAGTGTTTAGCGCTGAGAAGCTAAAGAAGAACAACATTTTCCAAACGCCCCGGTTTTTCTGTGACGTCTATTGTTTCGAACCGGGCCAGGAGCAAAAGGGCCACATCCACGGCGACCAGGACAAGGTCTACCTGGTGCTCGAGGGGCAGGGCACCTTCCAGGTCGGCAGCGAGAAAAAAGTCCTCGGGCAAGGCCAGGGCACCATGGCGCCGGCTGGCGAGGAGCATAGCGTGAAGAATCACACCGGCCAGCGACTTAAAGTGCTCGTCTTCGTCGCACCCAACCCCTGACCGGACAAAATAAAAACCGGCGGACCGGAGGAACTCCGATCCGCCGGTTGGTTTGTACTCGACGTCTACTGTGCTGGTTTTGGCGCCAGCACCCAGGGCGTCATCGGCATCAACGGCGCCGGCTTGGCATCCGGACCAACCAACAACACCGCGATGGCTCCTCGTAGCGCACCGGTCAGCGAATGGGTGACGAGGGGATAGGCACCGGCCGATTCTACGACTACGTCAAATGTCGCCGCGCTGCCGGGCCCGACCACGTAGGTCTGCACGCCTTTCAGATTGTTGGCCGGATTCCCGCTTTCGTATACGTTGTCCCAGATCTCGCCGATGGGATGGAAGGACGAGAATTCGTTTGGCCCCGCGTTTACAAAATAAATGCGGACCCGCTCGCCCGGCTTGGCATCCAGTTTCCCTCCGCCGCTGACAAACGGGTGGTACTTGAAGATGCCGCCGTTGAACACGATATTGTCGAATTTCCGGTCGAACATCGTCTGCACGTCGTCCGGATTCTTGAAGAACTCAGACTGCACCAGCACGTATTCGCGATCCGCCTTAGCCCAGGCCTTGGCATTTTTCGGATCCACGATGATGGCGCCGAACATCCCGCGCGCCACATGCTGAATCATCGGGGGCGCCCCGCAATGGTAGAAAAACACGCCGGGCTTCTTGGCCACGAAGGTGTACTCAATCGTTTCACCCACATTGATGGCCTTGTAGTTTTTCAGAAAATCGATCTCCGCAGCGTGGAAATCCATCGCGTGGGGGTGCTTGTTTTCGGCCGGATTGAC from Nitrospira sp. carries:
- the sdhB gene encoding succinate dehydrogenase iron-sulfur subunit, whose product is MRLSFTISRFNPETDTQPRTESFRLDVGRGTTVLDALLRLKQEQDGSLAFRHSCRSAICGSCAMDINGSEKLACRTSVWTEWERHSAITVAPLRNFPVIKDLVVDMSSFWGKIRDITPWLSASTQRQASELQGLRSSASGFHNVDACIMCGACVAACTVLEVSKGFLGPAALAKADRFMADAREPAAARQGRLMVLEQPDGIWDCTRCNYCVEVCPKDVRPMEAIIRLRRAALDAGMTATGGARHITGFTDLIRSQGRLNEALMPLKIVGLRLTQVLRVLPLGLAMLRRGKVPNPFGHAIPGMASVRQIFAATSRTAGRS
- a CDS encoding RtcB family protein, producing the protein MGGPSSRSFAAGRWNLASISWLAQNRPCRSRLGLPCLDSGKPWYARAGAKQPVRGEQVQRQMAQQGIILKAVSMSGLASEAGFAYKNISDVVALVNRPGISKRATELRPGKHITR
- a CDS encoding heterodisulfide reductase, encoding MALKFALYPGCAAQGATPELYQSSKAVLDRLGIDVVELGAATCCGAGVVTEANPDTALALNARTLAQAEALGLNVMTICGTCQGVLGAANKRLKEESGLLDRINSFLQPEGLTYRGTVQVKHLLWIIVRDIGLQELRKHIRVPFKDFRVAPFYGCYILRPSWDLGFDDPENPTSLEKVIQAVGGETVAYAGRTKCCGFPIILEKEPIAIGMAGANMKEAKEQGADFMVTPCPLCHMSLDIYQERAGKAVNATLDLPILHLPQLIGLAMGILPRALGLGRHLIPVDSILKRLHKAEGVRAS
- a CDS encoding cupin domain-containing protein; amino-acid sequence: MNVINLSDFQVFSAEKLKKNNIFQTPRFFCDVYCFEPGQEQKGHIHGDQDKVYLVLEGQGTFQVGSEKKVLGQGQGTMAPAGEEHSVKNHTGQRLKVLVFVAPNP
- a CDS encoding nitrite reductase, whose protein sequence is MRTLITIVLAGIMAFTTAPALAKTHTVEMTAVEKDVVVDGNGTTYAAWTFNGQVPGPVVRVTEGDTVKFKLVNPAENKHPHAMDFHAAEIDFLKNYKAINVGETIEYTFVAKKPGVFFYHCGAPPMIQHVARGMFGAIIVDPKNAKAWAKADREYVLVQSEFFKNPDDVQTMFDRKFDNIVFNGGIFKYHPFVSGGGKLDAKPGERVRIYFVNAGPNEFSSFHPIGEIWDNVYESGNPANNLKGVQTYVVGPGSAATFDVVVESAGAYPLVTHSLTGALRGAIAVLLVGPDAKPAPLMPMTPWVLAPKPAQ